The following nucleotide sequence is from Triticum dicoccoides isolate Atlit2015 ecotype Zavitan chromosome 7B, WEW_v2.0, whole genome shotgun sequence.
aaaaggaggatgaccccggccttaacatctggacgatgcatgcatccATCTTATTAATTATTCGCAAAGACCTTACAAATTAATACATCGGTAAGTCTGAAGTCACCATTTtaacaacatctgtcgctactcctatgaccaattgatgaaggggtgccgaaaGTCTGAGccgaataccaaacagacctcgcaccaaagcctaacatctaaaaccgAAGGCCCCAACCAAGCCTCATACCGGGTCTGAGGCACACACCGGTCCGATGCACTCTCAGAAGTCGCCGCCACCAtcttccaccgatccatcttcagagcaggtacTGACGCATCGACCATGCCAAGCCTGCCGTTGACGCCCCCACGGCGCCAAACAACACCACCTCCCTACGCGCGCTCATCATCATGCAACCATCACCAAAACCTTGCAGCTCCACGCCGCCGAGACTCCGCGGCATCGATGCGTCACAAGAAACGCCGCTCCGCCGTAGATgccgtccactggtccctcgagcccgtgcacacctccaagaatgacgccctcaAGGGCGAAATGACACAAGAGCGTCGTCAACATTCGATCGCCTGACCTAGGGTTTCCCTCGGAGATAGCAGATAGAAGTCTTGAGTTTCTCCACGACGATGCCTGGAAGAAGGGGACGACGCCGTcaagcgccgccatcgccggccttggtATCTAGCCGAGCGTAGAGTTTTCATCCGGATCTGCTCAATGAACCTCCATCCAGCATGTTGTGTATCAGATCTCGACCATCCACAGCACCTTAGCAGCGCTGGTGCTCCAGCCACCACCACAACACCTCGCACCTCCACGCCCTGGTCAGATGCACAAGTCACCCAGCCACACCTCACCGGTGGAGCATGGCCACCAGATGCAACACCACAGCCATCCCGCAAGGCCACCAGCCGCTCCTACGTCCTTAGCCTCCATCCCCGATCCAATCTGGGCGCTCCCAGATCCGCCGCCAAGAGGCAGCGGCCATGCCAGGAATGCCAACACAGATCCACTGCAAGATGGATGTCGTGCCATCGAGCCAGTAGGGCGTCGGGAGAAAGCACCGGGCATGGGAACGGTGTACTGCCCTACGGCGCTATCAAGGGGATGGAGCCCCGCACACCACCCTGCAAAGCAGGAGACaaacagccccgccgccgccagcgtcACGAGGGCCTTGCCCGGTggcgcccgtcggcggcggcgaaggGAAGGGCGGCTGGGGAGGGAAACCCTAGGCGGCGGCGGTGCCCTCCCGGGTCGCCCTCTTGTTGTGTACGGCTCGATATCTAGAGCTAAGAAGAAACTCTGACTCAAAAAAAAGTTAAGAAGAAACTGGGGACAAACAAAGGTTTATGGACATGCACTTTGGTCATTTTCTTGTTGTCAAACTCAAAACATACTCAACGCTGAATATTTACATTCTTTGAAGTGACACAAAATGCATCGCTAAAGAGTTGGATGGCAGCCGCCAAAAAAAAAAAAGAGTTGGATGGCAGCCGCCAAAATGAAGCAATGGTCTCAGTgccattgttgcttccatttactGCACGCTGTGCAACTGAACTGATTGACTTTGTTCCTGCACCCACTTAATGGGTCAATTTAGACGACGACTCGCCACCGTCCTTTGCATATGTCGCCGGCGGGGACGGCGATGCGGACATACTCGCATCTGTGCGCTCCAGCACGCCAACGCATGTCGTCGTCGACTGACGGCCGAACCTCATCGGAGACGGCGATTTCGAGCGAACCACCACAACCTCCAGCGTCTGTGGCGACTGTGACAGCGAACACCGTTCGTCCACCATACCATGCGTCAGTGGCGTCCGCGATGGAGATCTTGACATGGTGTAATCACGCGCCGTTGGTGCTGGCGACGGCGACCTGGAGATGATCCTCTCCTTCGATTCGCTCGTCGAGCCGCCGATCCTCAACGGCGATCGCGCCAAGATGTCCGCCAGGATCCTCGAGGCCGTAGGCCGCTCCGGTGACACGCCGCTCCGACGCAACTGCGGCAGCGGTGGCGACAGGGCCGCCTCGCCCGGCCGCGCGCTCTCCGGCTCCGCGCGGCACACCGGGCAAGACGAGTGCGCGCGCAGCCAGGTGTCGATGCAGCTGCCGTGGAAGAAGTGCCTGCACGCCGGCAGCACGCGCaccacgtcgccgtcctccagctccTGCAGGCACACCACGCACTCCACCGGCGTCGCCCTCCCCTTGCTGCCGCTCCTCCTCTTACCGCCGCCGCTCGTGCAGCCGCCCCAGCTGCCCTGGGGCGACGGCGTCGGCGTCGCTCGTGCTCTGTAGGTGAAGGTGGGGAGCGCGGCGATGTCCTCCAAGCTCAGCCCGGTGTGGAATGCTGGAGGCGGGCCATGGCCGGTGCCGTTGAGCTCGCGCCACTCCGACAGGAGCGACCGGCCGTAGCGGACGGCCAGGTACAGCACGACGCCGACGAGGACAGCGATGATGATGTACAGCAGCGTCAGGTTGGAGCTGGTCGTGCCGGGCGCGTCCGCAGCAGCGTCGTCAAAAGTGTTAGGCGATGCCGCCGGGGACGACATGGCCGCGGCCAAAAACCTCTGACCCCGACCGCTTTGAGTAGAGAGATTTCTAGGACAGGGATGTTGTGAATCAATCAACGAATCATTGAAGGTGTGGTCGTCGACGTGGGGGTTGTAGGAAGGAAACTGGCATGAATGCGAATGTGCGTCGCACTCATGCGTACTTCATATAATAGGTTTCAGTTGGGTCGCTAGCTGGATTGTGATTGAGGCTGCTAAATAATTCTGGACTTTGCTGCTGGTGGTGTCACAGCCGCTCCTTCGTTTCTTGTATTTTTTGTTTTGGGAAACGGCGTGAACATTGTGATAGTGAAAATCGTGTTAGCTATGTTCGCCATTTTTATTGATGGTGCCAAAATGGTGATGTGGTGAGGGCTTATCCGTAGTACAATACCCCTATGAGGGCTTATCCATTGTGAATCATCTCGTTGACGAGGGCCTATCCATAGTACAATACCCCGATGACACAATCCTTTCCGAAGAACATGATCTGGAGAAGGTTCAAAACGATAAGTTGTGCTCCTACATTTAAGCAACTCTTCGGTCTAAAACGGAACTTCAATAAGAGTCCTTCGCAGGCACAAGATGCACAGCGATGCACCAAGTTTTCCGGCTGCGAAATAaggcaactctctctctctctctctctcttttgagagAGAAGGCAACTCTCCTTTGGTACATGAGTCTTCTGGTTGTTAGGCGACAGGGAGGGCTCCCCCATCGCCCCCGCCGGTCTCTCTCCCCCTgcactcctccctcgccgccgctagAAGACGTGGCCGGGCAAAGCCTGGCTCGCGCCGGTGGCGGCGGGGCCTTTTTCCTCCTCGCTCGGGGTGCTgcgacggggcggcggcgtgcCGGCATGGGGCGCGTcgaggacggcggcgctcggtgccCCTGCGGAGGTGGGGCACGGGTGGGCGACAACCTGAACTACCTCGCAGTGGAGGGGCGTGTCTGCACCGCGGCCGATCTAGATCGGGATCTGGCCTGATCTGGATCCAGGGGCTTGCAGACGACGCGAGCGGCAGTAAGGGCGGCGACCCTGTTGCATAGCTACGATTGGAGCCTCCATGGCCGGCGGTGTGGCGGCTGCGTGCTCATGGGTGGCTTCGATGGCTGCGGATCTGGAGTCCTGTCTAGATCCGTCCCGGTTTGGCTTTGGCCGGCCAGTGGCGCGAGGAGGACCGGTGAGGGGCGGCTGGAGGATCCCTGCCGGCATGCCGACGACGGCCCTCGTCTCCACGGCGAGGCTCCATCCGGTTCCAACCAGCTGCGAGTTCGGGGAAACGCGACTTCCGATGAAAATCGCGCCGACttcggtcatggcggacgatggcagCGTCCATGACGTCGTTCCCTTCTTAAGGCATCGTTATTGCAGGTCGTGGCACCCCACTCGTGtgactccgggggaaaccctagatccggatctaccggatcggacgatgatggcACCTTCGATGCCGTTATCCCTcccgggggcatcgttttggagcaaatGCTGGTTGGGCGGGACAAGCGGAGGAGCGATGTCGCATTCATTGCAAGGCCGACGGCGGATCCCGGTGGCATGGCACTGTGGAGGTTCGGCGACAGGCGCATGTGGACGGACACATGCAGAATGGTGGAGTTGtctgcgtcgtggtggcgtcgatgacagGCCAAGGCAAGGTCGATGCGTCAGCTCCTGATCTGGAGATGGACCGGTGGAAGAtgacggcggcggcctctgagagtgtGCTAAACCGGTATGGGACCCAGTTCCGGTGTGTGGCTGGGCTAGGGCATCCGGCTATAGATGTTAGGGTTTAGTGCAATTTCCGATTGGTATTTGACCCGGATATTTGGCACACCTTCATCCAGGAAATAGGAGAAGCAATAGGtgttgcctagatggtggcttTAGGCTGACTAATGTATTACTTTGTATGGTCTTtgcgaataattaataaaatggctgcatgcatcgtccagatgcagtggCCGGGGgtttatcctccttttcaaaaaaaacatgAGTCTCCTGGTTTATTGTTTTTTTAGGGGCTTCTGGTTGATTGTAGTAAGAATGGAAGGTATAGAGTACCGATCGTGAAAAGGTcaaattaaaaaaatagaaaatttcCATAAAAGAAACCTAAAAAAATAATTGAGCAGTTGAAAGGGCAAGTATCTATCCACAGGCAATAGGCTTGACCTTGATGAGAAAGGGACATGAGAGATCGCGGAGAGAGGAGGTGCCGACCGACACCGTGGAGGGGAAAGGAGGATGCGGCGACACCGTCGAAAGGAGGAAGGCGGCAAGGATAGAAGTAGATGGCTCCGGCAGTGGCGTGAAGAGGAGGAGCGTCGATGCCATGGAGGAGGGATGAGAGGTCGGCTGACATAATGGAGGGGATAGGAGGGGTCGGACGACAGCATGGAGCGAAGAGGTGGTGCCATTTCTGCGAATGAAAGTGATCGCAAAATTCTTGATATTGTGCATGATTATTGTAAGCGCATCAAGTAGATCTTAATTCATAGCAGGTTATTAGTTGGATCATTGCTCTCTATGTATACATCGCCAAACTACCTTTTTTTATCAACTTACATTGCAAGTGAACTGGATTCAATTATTACCTGATTGTGATCATGCTATCTTTTctatacatgtattatgtttataTATAACTTCAGCAAAATATTTTTAGAagtcgtggcaacgcacgggcattctactagtataaTCAGGAGTGGAGCCAGGCTAGCACTGGCCCCAGGCCTGCTTCATCGCTACAATGTGAATCAGTGCAAAAAAACGCTACAGTGTCAATGAAGGAATAAATCCTCATGCCCCGGGTCCAGGCCCCCCGACCTGGGTCCTGCCTTACTTCTGAATCCCGTATGGGTACtttgagcatctacaaccggacccccANNNNNNNNNNNNNNNNNNNNNNNNNNNNNNNNNNNNNNNNNNNNNNNNNNNNNNNNNNNNNNNNNNNNNNNNNNNNNNNNNNNNNNNNNNNNNNNNNNNNNNNNNNNNNNNNNNNNNNNNNNNNNNNNNNNNNNNNNNNNNNNNNNNNNNNNNNNNNNNNNNNNNNNNNNNNNNNNNNNNNNNNNNNNNNNNNNNNNNNNNNNNNNNNNNNNNNNNNNNNNNNNNNNNNNNNNNNNNNNNNNNNNNNNNNNNNNNNNNNNNNNNNNNNNNNNNNNNNNNNNNNNNNNNNNNNNNNNNNNNNNNNNNNNNNNNNNNNNNNNNNNNACTAAAGGTCACCGCCACCGGGCTTAAAAATAAAGTACGACCATCAATGTACCCCTTCATATTTGAACAGAGAAATCAAAAATGATTGAACTTTAGAAAAGAGGTCATTTGCCCATCAATGCTCGTTTTGTGAGGGATATGGATTGTCACTATGAATCTTCCCTGTTAATATTAACATAGAAGATTCATACCGACTGTTCACAACCTTCAGAAAGGACATGTTGATGACCGAAGTTTACCGCCTTTGGACGATGCGGCTATTTAAGCCGGTCTCGTTGCTCTTCGCGCGGCGAGGTGGGACCAAACCCCCAACCCCATCGGCCAAAGATGGATGTTACATCTATACTGAAAATCTTAAGTACGAAAATTATTTGGTGTTTATAACAACCCTGACGGTCCAACACGGACTAACATCCAAAATGATCGACGTGCATGTGTTTGCATGTATTTGGTTCAAAATAAGGTTTGTGGTtgcaaatgaaaaaaaattgatgcTCGTCCGGTCACTGTCCGTGGGCGCGTCTGGACTCGTCCTCGGACATATAGAGACCCGGATTACGTGATTCCGGTTTGTAGATGCTTTTATGAGGCTCGACTATTTTCATTCTAGATCATGTAGCAAACTCATTTCCAACAAAAGAATTACCGATTCGGGGTATAAGCCGCCTCAAGGATCTGGTGATTTTGTTATTCAAGATCTTGAGGCTAAAATTATCTCCCATTTAGGAAAGTGGCTCATTAAGTTGTTTACGTAGGAGAAGGTAGAGCTGTTACAAAATAAATACCTAGGACCAAAGCAGCTCTATTTGATCTTTGACGAAAGAGAAGAAAAAACATGTCTCAATGGCGGATTTTATACTTATGTACACATTGTCTTTACATGATGTACACTTCAAAGGTTGGATCGGCAGGAATTGGTGGTGGCAGGAGGTTGCACAGCACAGAATGGAAattgcaaataaataaataaaattggacTCGTTTTTATCTTAGATCAATCAAATAACGGCTGGAAAGGTTTTACTCATCATGGATGATGATCTAGCCCATCGATTTGGTTCTTATCTCCATGTTTGAACTGTCCTTGCAAAACATATTTGTGGATTATGACAAGGGTTTTGAGTTCTTATTGGTTGTCAAAGATCATTGAGGTTCACCAAATTCTTTCTTTGGATTTTTTTTTGAGAGATCAATATCAGTAACCACCTTTTCTAGTTCAATTAATTACTCGAGCTTGACATGACATTATTCAATGGTGATCTGGTGTTGCAGTTCAGACATGATTGGCGTGCGACACCCATCGTACGTTGTGAATTGTTTGGTGTCGCTTGCTGTTGGATCATGCCCGGATAGGTTTGAAGTCAAGTTGGCAGCCAACGCACACAGATTGTTAGTTGTGTCATGTGTGAAAATGGAGGCCAAAAAGAAGGATTTTCCAGCAGCCAGGAGTTGACGCAACTGGGGTAGCTCTGCCTTTCAGGTACGAGAAAATCGCGAGCAGACAGTGTTAGGGCTACTTCAACACGGAGCATTTAAACAGACACAACAAATGTCTGTTGAGATGGTAGGCCATAATCTCAGCCCGGGGACTGCGGGTCAGAGCAACATCAACGCGCCGATTCAAATGGACGCGTGATTTATTCATTTTTTATTTGTTTGGGTCGGCCAGACAAACAAGCGCGTCCGCTTTTTCGTATGGGTCGGCTTGAGCGCCCAACGAGAAGGGGACCCAAATTTGCACgcgagaaaaaaaaaacaaaataaaccATGCGTGGTTTCAATACAAAAATAGGAACTTAATTTACAATAACTACCGATCAACCGCCAACCAAAATCCACTTAAACTTAATTAAACATttgtaaaaacaaaaataaaatttggcGCCCGCACGCAGCCCTAGACATCGGTCTTGCCCATGCCCTTTCATCGTCATCGCCACCAGTGAGGTTGTTGAAGACGGGAGGCGGCCCAGCCCAACCGAAGGCGGCTTGATAGGCTGCCAGAGCTGCTTCCTCCGGTGTCTGCTGTAGCGACGCGGACGCGCTCCTCCTCTTCCTTCCGCTCCCTCAGCATGCATTGTTCGGCGTCTGCGCGCTCATCCGCCAGCCGGCGCTATCGCCAATGTTCGAGGTAAATGGCCTCCTGCACCGGCATGGCACCAGGCCAAACCGGGGGGAGGGGGGGCAGGGGGCGCTGACGAACTCCTGCACCTGGCCAGTCCAGACGTACCTCTGGGCTAGCTCGGGCGCAGGCGTCGGCGGGGTTAGGCgcgacggcgacggcggaaccACGCAGTCGCCTGCTgcggagagggccatggcctccgcCATCTCCGCCTGGTAGGCGGCCTCCTCCATTGCTGCCGCTTCGGCCTTCCGTAGCTCCTCCTCGATTGAGTTGGCGAAGGCCTCTGCCAGCGCCGCCTGGTAGGccgcctctgcttcctcctcctctagCTTGACGACGGGAGGAGGCGGGGGGTTGACGTGGTGGTGCTGCACGCCCAGCCGCCTTTGCTCCTCGTGTTTGAGGGCAAACCAGACCTCTTAATTGGGAGAGTCTGCGGCGTACTCGGGCATGCGCCGCTGCGTTGGCATAAGCTGCGCTCGGCGCCTGCGCACCTCCTCGTTGTGCGCCTGCTGTGTTCGCGGCACGACCGGCATCGGGATCCGCTGTGGATCGAGGTGCCAGTGGTGCTGCAGCGTGACATCCGAGTACGACAGCGGCTGCCTGAACTCCCAGTGCCACCGCGCTcggtgcaccgggatgtgcagaCGCTGCCGACCTGAGCGGGCAGGcaccggcggcggaggaggaggagcacgcgaGGATGAGGCGTCGGGGTGAACTTCCCCTTGCTGCTGCCGGAGCTACTGCCGAAGAGCCCCATGGCTAGGGCTTGGGTTGTCGCCGGCGAGGAAGCAAGAAGGGGGCGGTGggggctgactagtgggcccggtGTTGGTGGTCGTCATAAATTTGACGACGGGCGGTAGTTGGGCGGCCGCCAAGTAGGATCGCAGCGGACACTGAGGGGGCGCACGGTGCGTCTGCTTCGCGTCCACGCCGACGCATCAGGCATAATTTCGGGCCAAAAATGGGTTCGCACGGACATGAAGTAGACGGTTTTTGGGAATGGATCGGCGCGGGGGGGGGGCAGTGTTTTTGTCCACGGTGACCCAAACGGACGTGGGCGGACGAAATCATTGGAGTTGCTCTCACATAGGTTGGCACCCCCAGTCCAGGACACAGTCACCCTGTCCTCGGCTCGGGGTGTGGCGGCGTCCTTCTTTGTTTTAAAGGGAGCTTCCACATCCCGACGAGGCTTGTTCCGTGGTATAGCCAAGTTAGCGTTGGCTTGTCCTCCGGCTTGTATCTCCACATCGGAGTGGCTCGTATTTGGAGAGGCAAGGTGTGACAGAGACGCATCACATGAACCACATCCGTCATGGTGATGCCAGAATCCACCACGACCTAGAGGCGGCCCTAAAGCACCTTCACATCCCTCTCGTTCACACCGGCAATATTCTTGTCGGTCCAGGAGACTAGCCACTTCGGTGGCTTGGTAGAGAAGACCGGACCTTCCTTGTTGCTAGTCAGGTAAAATTACTCTTGCTTCCATAGCTTCATGGTTTCGATAAACGTCCCCTTTGGCcaggtgaccttggggatcttgcttATCATGTCCCCTCCACAGTCGGTGAGCTTGGATCCACTACTGCGCGGCTTAATGTCAAACACtttgagccatagcccgaagtgggtCTCTACACATAGGAAGGCTACGTAGATCATGATGAAAGAGGTGATGTAAGAATTGAGTTCATCGCAAGAtggtggaagtccagcccgtaaaaGTACAAGAGACCTCAGacaaatggatgaaggggaaaTCCGAGGCCCCGGAGAAAGTGGGAAAGAAAGACCATCCGCTCCCCCTTGCGATGAGTGGGGATGGCAGAGGCTAAACGAACCTCGTCCCCAAGGATGGGGGACCGACACTTCACTATGGCCGAGAGGTACCCATCCGCCTTGAGCTCCGTGGTGGTGCTGACGATGCCATTGGACCACAGCCACTGCCCTCTCTGACTGCTGGCCTCGAGCGTAGGAGCAGTCACATCTCTTCCCTCTCCAGCTATCTTTGGTGGTGGAGA
It contains:
- the LOC119340022 gene encoding E3 ubiquitin-protein ligase ATL41-like: MSSPAASPNTFDDAAADAPGTTSSNLTLLYIIIAVLVGVVLYLAVRYGRSLLSEWRELNGTGHGPPPAFHTGLSLEDIAALPTFTYRARATPTPSPQGSWGGCTSGGGKRRSGSKGRATPVECVVCLQELEDGDVVRVLPACRHFFHGSCIDTWLRAHSSCPVCRAEPESARPGEAALSPPLPQLRRSGVSPERPTASRILADILARSPLRIGGSTSESKERIISRSPSPAPTARDYTMSRSPSRTPLTHGMVDERCSLSQSPQTLEVVVVRSKSPSPMRFGRQSTTTCVGVLERTDASMSASPSPPATYAKDGGESSSKLTH